A stretch of the Candidatus Methylopumilus planktonicus genome encodes the following:
- the gshB gene encoding glutathione synthase gives MLPILFIIDPPQSLHLKKDSTFALMKEAVKQNHEVYFCLQHDLYIDANQLFCRTHHFDVNIFPNHAKTYETHPVSFFNALFMRKDPPVDQAYLHTTFLLDIAKKSNVKVFNNPSSIRSWNEKISILQFGDLIPKTLVTANSEIVKQFFKDHGDIILKPLDGMGGKNIFRVSEFEKNLNVILEIMTNHGHQMIMAQQYIPEIKLGDKRIVIIEGKPFPYALARIPMEGETRGNLASGGQGVAQALSKRDEEIAMIVGKKLLSEGLHFVGIDVIGDFLTEINVTSPTGIVELFEQTKQNPAELIINALH, from the coding sequence ATGTTGCCTATTCTCTTTATCATCGACCCACCACAGTCTCTTCATTTAAAGAAGGATTCAACCTTTGCCTTAATGAAAGAGGCTGTTAAACAAAATCATGAAGTTTATTTTTGTTTGCAACATGACTTATATATTGATGCCAACCAATTATTCTGTAGAACGCATCACTTTGATGTAAATATTTTTCCGAATCATGCAAAAACTTATGAAACTCATCCTGTTTCATTTTTTAATGCGCTCTTTATGAGAAAAGATCCGCCAGTTGACCAGGCTTATCTTCATACGACTTTCTTGTTAGATATTGCTAAAAAATCAAATGTGAAGGTATTTAATAACCCTTCTTCTATTAGAAGTTGGAATGAAAAAATATCTATACTCCAGTTTGGTGATCTCATACCTAAAACTTTAGTCACAGCCAATTCAGAGATTGTGAAGCAGTTTTTTAAAGATCATGGCGATATCATTTTAAAACCCCTTGACGGCATGGGTGGCAAAAATATTTTCCGCGTCAGTGAGTTTGAAAAAAATCTTAATGTAATTTTAGAAATCATGACCAACCATGGCCATCAAATGATTATGGCCCAGCAATATATTCCAGAAATTAAATTAGGTGATAAACGTATCGTCATTATTGAAGGAAAACCTTTCCCTTATGCATTGGCTCGAATTCCTATGGAAGGCGAAACACGCGGTAATTTAGCATCAGGGGGCCAAGGCGTCGCACAAGCTTTATCAAAAAGAGATGAAGAAATTGCCATGATTGTAGGTAAAAAACTATTAAGCGAGGGGCTTCATTTTGTGGGGATTGATGTTATTGGTGATTTTTTAACAGAAATCAATGTAACAAGCCCTACCGGTATTGTGGAACTTTTTGAACAGACAAAACAAAATCCTGCAGAACTTATTATTAATGCGCTTCATTAA
- a CDS encoding FAD:protein FMN transferase: MRFIKFFFIVLGFSFLQSCSNPSLYQSKHYVFGTIVDISIYGEDEKKAEKVTKAVLEEFTRLHNSLHAWEKSDLTDLNESISKNKPYKNASSELIEIIKNARELERASNHLFNPAIGELINYWGFHQNEFNSMHPNQLKIKNLVARGPSLDQLHISGSTIKSTNPHVKIDLGGYAKGYALDQASKIIHEHHIKNALINIGGNIMAIGQHGNKPWRVGIQDPRGAQAIAKVDLLDGWAIGTSGDYQRYFINDGKRYCHLIHPFTGYPVQGVYSATVLIEPSQNAGTLSDVLSKPLFISKKEDRKDIAKKLRIYHYLIIEDKHISMTKAMADKIQFLNPNTQKNNQIEITL; encoded by the coding sequence ATGCGCTTCATTAAGTTTTTTTTTATAGTTTTAGGCTTTTCTTTTCTTCAGTCTTGTTCTAATCCATCCTTATACCAATCTAAACATTATGTATTTGGAACCATTGTAGACATTTCTATTTACGGTGAAGATGAAAAAAAAGCAGAAAAAGTCACCAAAGCTGTTCTTGAGGAATTTACAAGGCTTCATAACTCTCTTCATGCTTGGGAAAAAAGTGATCTTACTGATCTCAACGAGTCTATCTCAAAAAATAAGCCTTACAAAAATGCCTCTTCAGAACTTATTGAAATCATCAAAAATGCGAGAGAACTAGAAAGGGCTTCAAACCATCTCTTTAATCCAGCCATAGGTGAGCTCATCAATTATTGGGGATTTCATCAAAATGAATTTAATTCAATGCATCCTAATCAATTGAAAATAAAAAACCTTGTTGCAAGAGGTCCCTCGCTAGACCAACTTCACATTTCAGGATCAACCATTAAGAGCACAAATCCTCACGTAAAAATTGATCTTGGTGGATATGCAAAAGGATATGCGCTTGACCAAGCAAGTAAAATTATTCATGAGCATCATATTAAAAATGCGCTTATAAATATTGGTGGCAATATTATGGCAATTGGCCAACATGGTAATAAACCTTGGCGTGTTGGCATTCAAGACCCTAGAGGCGCGCAAGCGATTGCAAAAGTTGATTTACTTGACGGGTGGGCTATCGGGACATCAGGCGACTATCAACGGTATTTTATAAATGATGGCAAACGCTATTGTCACCTTATCCACCCATTTACAGGGTACCCGGTCCAAGGTGTTTATTCTGCGACAGTCCTGATAGAGCCCTCTCAAAATGCTGGTACTTTATCGGATGTATTATCTAAACCACTATTTATCAGTAAAAAAGAAGATAGAAAAGATATAGCAAAAAAACTTCGAATCTATCACTACTTAATTATTGAAGATAAACACATATCAATGACAAAGGCGATGGCAGATAAAATTCAATTCTTAAATCCCAATACTCAAAAAAATAATCAAATTGAAATTACGCTCTAA
- a CDS encoding NusG domain II-containing protein, with product MKLRSKFFLGDSLVILVSLVFIIFAFKTFWHFETGSVVQVNFQGKTYGNFSLFQDKKISLAGREGESMIEIKNGQARFKSAPCKNQYCVQQGWIRFTGQILICIPNEISIEILGKTKAYDSLNY from the coding sequence TTGAAATTACGCTCTAAATTTTTTCTTGGCGATAGTCTTGTTATTTTAGTAAGTCTTGTCTTTATTATTTTTGCATTTAAGACTTTCTGGCATTTTGAAACAGGCAGTGTTGTGCAAGTGAACTTTCAAGGGAAAACATATGGAAACTTCAGTCTATTTCAAGATAAAAAAATTAGCCTAGCAGGTAGGGAAGGTGAAAGCATGATTGAAATTAAAAATGGTCAGGCTCGCTTTAAGTCTGCTCCATGTAAAAATCAATATTGTGTTCAACAAGGCTGGATTCGTTTCACAGGACAAATACTGATTTGTATCCCGAATGAAATAAGCATTGAAATTTTAGGCAAAACGAAAGCTTATGACTCGCTCAATTATTAA
- the purU gene encoding formyltetrahydrofolate deformylase produces the protein MKNSATLLITCPDAKGIVAAIADFLYQHNANILHADQHQDAENSLFLMRVEWDLKDFSLDEASFAQAFEVIAKTYKMTWELKLSADKPRMAIMVSQYDHCLADLLHRYKNNELQCDIPLIISNHLNAQKLAEFYDIPFFHIPFEKDKKKEAEAEQFALFDEYQVDFIVLARYMQILSEDFVKRYPQCVINIHHSFLPAFIGAKPYHRAFERGVKLIGATSHYVTEVLDEGPIIEQDIDRISHRDQVEDLIQKGRDLERIVLYKAVRWHIENRILIYGNKTVIFD, from the coding sequence ATGAAAAATTCAGCGACCTTATTAATTACTTGCCCAGATGCTAAAGGTATTGTGGCAGCTATCGCAGATTTTTTATATCAACATAATGCAAATATTTTGCATGCTGACCAACATCAAGATGCTGAAAATAGTCTTTTCCTTATGCGGGTTGAATGGGATTTAAAAGATTTTTCTCTAGATGAAGCCTCTTTTGCGCAAGCTTTTGAGGTTATCGCTAAAACTTATAAAATGACATGGGAATTAAAGCTATCCGCAGACAAACCGCGCATGGCGATTATGGTGTCACAATACGATCATTGTTTAGCAGACTTACTTCATCGCTATAAAAATAATGAGCTTCAATGTGATATCCCCCTCATTATTAGTAATCATTTAAATGCACAAAAGCTCGCTGAATTTTATGACATTCCCTTTTTTCATATCCCTTTTGAAAAAGATAAAAAGAAAGAAGCTGAAGCGGAGCAATTTGCATTATTTGATGAATATCAAGTCGACTTCATAGTCCTTGCTCGTTATATGCAAATCTTAAGTGAAGATTTTGTAAAACGTTACCCACAATGCGTGATTAACATTCACCATTCTTTCTTACCTGCTTTTATTGGTGCCAAACCTTATCATCGAGCTTTTGAGCGGGGGGTTAAATTAATTGGGGCCACGAGTCACTATGTGACCGAAGTCTTAGATGAGGGACCGATCATTGAGCAAGATATCGATCGCATCTCACATCGCGACCAAGTAGAAGATCTCATTCAAAAAGGCAGAGATTTAGAGCGTATCGTTTTATATAAAGCAGTGCGTTGGCATATAGAGAATCGTATTCTTATTTACGGGAACAAAACTGTTATTTTTGATTAA
- the ispH gene encoding 4-hydroxy-3-methylbut-2-enyl diphosphate reductase: MTDKINILLANPRGFCAGVERAIQIVEEALIQYGKPIYVRHEVVHNQYVINDLKIKGAIFVEDINDVPKGAHVIFSAHGISKVIREEAKLRELIPIDATCPLVTKVHVEVNKMLNQGMDIIMVGHEGHPEVEGTMGQVEKHQANRKMYLIETIEDVSSLIVDRPDKLAYVTQTTLSIDDTKIIIDALKIKYPNIQGPKSDDICYATQNRQDAVKKISGLCDLIIIVGSNNSSNSSRLKELAQREGVESYLIDHEDSLQSSWLLNKKNIGISAGASAPEESVKNIVNKIEKLTKASITELSGIEENIIFKLPKI, encoded by the coding sequence ATGACAGATAAAATTAATATTCTTTTAGCTAACCCCCGTGGCTTTTGTGCGGGTGTTGAACGTGCCATACAAATCGTAGAAGAAGCGCTTATACAATATGGGAAGCCTATCTATGTGAGGCACGAGGTCGTTCATAATCAATATGTCATCAATGATTTGAAAATAAAGGGTGCTATTTTTGTAGAAGATATTAATGATGTACCGAAGGGTGCACATGTGATTTTTAGTGCGCATGGTATTTCAAAGGTCATTCGCGAGGAAGCGAAGTTACGTGAACTAATTCCTATCGATGCGACCTGCCCATTAGTTACTAAAGTCCATGTAGAAGTAAACAAAATGCTTAATCAAGGTATGGATATTATTATGGTTGGGCACGAAGGCCATCCTGAAGTGGAAGGTACGATGGGTCAAGTCGAAAAACATCAAGCAAACCGAAAAATGTATTTAATCGAAACCATTGAAGATGTCTCGAGTTTGATTGTTGATCGTCCCGATAAACTGGCCTATGTCACTCAAACTACACTTTCAATTGACGATACAAAAATAATAATCGACGCATTAAAAATCAAATACCCAAATATTCAGGGACCTAAAAGTGATGACATTTGTTATGCCACACAGAATAGGCAAGATGCAGTCAAGAAAATAAGTGGCCTTTGCGATCTTATTATTATTGTAGGCTCCAATAATAGTTCTAATTCAAGTCGCCTTAAAGAGTTGGCCCAAAGAGAAGGGGTAGAATCTTATCTGATTGATCATGAAGATTCACTTCAATCATCTTGGCTTCTCAATAAAAAAAATATTGGTATTTCTGCTGGGGCTTCCGCACCTGAGGAAAGCGTTAAAAATATTGTAAATAAAATTGAAAAACTTACAAAAGCATCTATTACTGAACTTTCAGGTATTGAAGAAAATATTATTTTTAAATTGCCTAAGATTTAA
- the lysA gene encoding diaminopimelate decarboxylase codes for MGQTSFIHPAQGVLFAEGISLEAIAKEFGTPTYVYSKNTLIQTFESFKKGLLKTDHLICFAVKANSNIAILNLFASLGAGFDIVSGGELERVIYAGGDPQKIVFSGVGKTESEIVAALKANILCFNVESRSELIRIQEVAEKINIRASISIRVNPDVDAKTHPYISTGLKDNKFGVDFNQALSLYLDAKSMSYIDIKGIDCHIGSQIIELNPFIDALDRVLSLVDQLKKNNIHLSHIDIGGGIGICYQDESPPDFEIYIKEILNKIKDLNVKIIFEPGRALVGNAGVLLSKVEYLKQNDIKHFAIIDAAMNDLMRPTLYDAYHAIKLVREHDAKPQLFDVVGPVCESGDFIAKNRSLTLKENDLICIMSAGAYGMSMSSNYNSRGRAAEVMVDQDKLYEIRTREKSSDLFKLEKKLPL; via the coding sequence ATGGGCCAAACGTCATTCATTCATCCTGCCCAAGGTGTCCTTTTTGCAGAGGGCATTTCACTTGAAGCCATTGCGAAAGAATTTGGTACGCCCACTTATGTTTATTCCAAAAATACGCTGATTCAAACTTTTGAGTCTTTTAAAAAAGGCCTTCTCAAGACGGATCATCTTATATGTTTTGCAGTGAAAGCTAACTCTAATATCGCGATTCTTAATCTCTTTGCAAGCTTAGGTGCAGGCTTTGATATTGTGTCGGGCGGTGAACTTGAGCGCGTCATTTATGCTGGTGGTGATCCACAAAAAATTGTTTTCTCAGGTGTAGGCAAAACTGAATCTGAAATTGTTGCCGCTTTAAAAGCGAATATATTATGTTTCAATGTGGAATCTAGAAGCGAACTTATTCGCATTCAAGAAGTTGCAGAGAAAATAAATATCAGGGCATCTATCTCTATTCGTGTCAATCCGGATGTGGATGCCAAAACTCACCCTTACATTTCAACAGGATTAAAAGACAACAAATTTGGTGTCGATTTTAATCAAGCGCTTTCACTCTATCTTGATGCAAAAAGTATGAGTTATATTGATATTAAAGGCATTGATTGTCATATTGGCTCACAGATTATAGAACTTAACCCTTTTATAGATGCACTGGATCGCGTACTTTCTCTTGTAGATCAACTTAAAAAAAATAATATTCATTTAAGTCATATTGATATTGGCGGCGGTATTGGGATTTGTTACCAAGATGAATCTCCTCCTGACTTTGAAATTTATATAAAAGAAATCTTAAATAAGATTAAAGACCTTAATGTCAAAATTATTTTCGAACCTGGTCGAGCGCTTGTGGGTAACGCAGGTGTACTTTTATCTAAAGTAGAATATTTAAAACAAAATGATATCAAACACTTTGCCATCATTGACGCTGCCATGAATGATCTCATGAGGCCTACTTTATATGACGCTTATCATGCAATTAAATTGGTTCGCGAACATGATGCGAAACCTCAATTGTTTGATGTTGTAGGTCCAGTTTGTGAAAGTGGTGACTTTATTGCAAAAAATCGATCTTTGACATTAAAAGAAAATGATCTTATTTGTATAATGTCGGCTGGAGCTTATGGCATGAGTATGAGTTCAAATTACAATTCACGTGGGCGCGCAGCGGAAGTCATGGTAGATCAAGATAAGCTTTATGAAATTAGAACACGTGAAAAATCGAGCGACTTATTTAAGCTCGAAAAGAAGCTACCGCTTTAA
- the lptM gene encoding LPS translocon maturation chaperone LptM has protein sequence MKKYLCIYISIFMLLNLVGCGTKGGLYIPEKKYPQDTAPEKK, from the coding sequence ATGAAAAAATATCTATGTATTTATATAAGCATCTTCATGCTTCTAAACTTAGTCGGATGTGGCACCAAAGGAGGTTTATATATTCCTGAGAAAAAATATCCGCAAGATACAGCGCCTGAGAAAAAATAA
- a CDS encoding Gx transporter family protein, with translation MTRSIIKIKTTLLDHQIAQLSAIAIGLSLIESVLPSPMPGVKPGIANIITLYALYRFSFKTAMWVSIIRVFATSLILGQFLSPTFMLSLTGSILSLLTLYFGIKLPSKIFSPLSLSILSSFAHIAGQLILVRLWLIPHASIYYLIPIYSAAALLFGFINGWITCHLLKQHNSI, from the coding sequence ATGACTCGCTCAATTATTAAAATTAAAACGACTTTGCTTGATCATCAAATTGCTCAACTAAGTGCGATTGCCATTGGTCTTAGCCTGATTGAATCGGTATTGCCATCCCCCATGCCAGGTGTAAAGCCAGGCATAGCTAATATCATCACGCTTTATGCCTTATATCGTTTTAGTTTTAAAACAGCGATGTGGGTCAGTATCATAAGAGTCTTTGCAACAAGTCTCATATTAGGACAGTTTTTAAGTCCTACCTTTATGTTGAGCCTAACTGGATCAATCCTTAGTCTTTTGACTTTATATTTTGGTATTAAATTACCCTCTAAAATTTTCAGTCCCCTAAGCCTTTCCATTCTCTCTTCTTTTGCTCACATTGCAGGTCAGCTTATTCTTGTTCGTTTATGGCTTATCCCCCATGCCAGCATCTATTATTTGATCCCTATTTATAGTGCAGCTGCACTTTTATTTGGATTCATCAATGGATGGATTACATGCCACTTACTTAAACAGCACAATTCCATATAA